From a single Labrys wisconsinensis genomic region:
- a CDS encoding carbohydrate ABC transporter permease: MTARSKAAAARLRSIALHAVLAPLALIWLFPLWMMFVTATLPDTGLFGPGLQLMPSDQFLANVENLQHDTDFVRALGLSIAVATIYTLLSVVLTSMAGWALARYHFVGKPLVIGIILGTITLPYFVVVIPQFIMVVRDFRLGNSWIGLVVPPLFNSLGVLFMRQAFAMMPADLFDAARVEGVREWRIYLFIALPLARPALAALSIILFLASWNNYLWPLLISTNREMFTAPVALGGLVGLTKVSWGGIMAGAVMLTAPMLVVFVALQRHFVAGIAAGAVK, encoded by the coding sequence ATGACCGCGCGCAGCAAGGCCGCCGCGGCGCGGCTCCGCTCGATCGCCCTGCACGCCGTCCTGGCGCCGCTGGCGCTGATCTGGCTGTTCCCCCTGTGGATGATGTTCGTCACCGCGACACTGCCCGACACCGGCCTGTTCGGCCCGGGCCTGCAGCTCATGCCCTCCGACCAGTTCCTTGCCAACGTCGAGAATCTGCAGCACGACACCGACTTCGTCCGCGCCCTGGGGCTCTCCATCGCGGTGGCGACGATCTACACGCTGCTCTCCGTGGTCCTGACCTCCATGGCCGGCTGGGCGCTGGCCCGCTACCACTTCGTCGGCAAGCCGTTGGTGATCGGCATCATCCTCGGCACCATCACCCTGCCCTATTTCGTGGTGGTCATCCCGCAATTCATCATGGTGGTGCGCGACTTCAGGCTCGGCAACAGCTGGATCGGCCTGGTCGTGCCGCCGCTGTTCAACTCGCTCGGCGTCCTGTTCATGCGCCAGGCCTTCGCGATGATGCCCGCCGACCTCTTCGACGCCGCCCGCGTCGAGGGCGTGAGGGAATGGCGGATCTATCTCTTCATCGCCCTGCCGCTCGCCCGGCCGGCCCTGGCGGCGCTCTCGATCATCCTGTTCCTGGCTTCCTGGAACAACTACCTCTGGCCGCTGCTGATCAGCACCAATCGCGAGATGTTCACGGCCCCGGTGGCGCTGGGCGGCCTGGTCGGCCTCACCAAGGTCTCCTGGGGCGGCATCATGGCGGGGGCGGTGATGCTCACCGCGCCGATGCTGGTGGTCTTCGTGGCTCTGCAGCGCCATTTCGTCGCCGGCATCGCCGCCGGCGCCGTGAAATAG
- a CDS encoding carbohydrate ABC transporter permease gives MRLRNRSAYGFLAPYLLVFAAFWIWPVVNSLLISFQNTRSTPWKVDPLFNWGRLVHDPAFYNALKNTLLILVIQVPVMIALATVMAVLLNSPMLKARGLFRFAFFAPVVVGEVAYSALFRLMFNVEFGVINKLLGLVGLPAIAWFSETPWAMTLLIIAVTWRWAGYNAILILAGLQAIPEDVYEAATLDRVSKLRQFLHITLPLLRPIIVFCIVLSVIGTMQLFAEPFLITNRGGPGGGTETLGLFLYRQGFTSLNFGYASAIAYTMAGLAALISLLNMRLGREPQ, from the coding sequence ATGCGCCTGCGCAACCGGAGTGCCTACGGCTTCCTCGCGCCCTATCTCCTGGTGTTCGCCGCCTTCTGGATCTGGCCGGTCGTCAACTCGCTGCTGATCTCGTTCCAGAACACCCGCAGCACGCCGTGGAAAGTCGATCCCCTGTTCAACTGGGGCCGGCTCGTCCACGACCCCGCCTTCTACAACGCCCTGAAGAACACGCTGCTGATCCTCGTGATCCAGGTGCCTGTCATGATCGCGCTGGCGACCGTCATGGCGGTGCTGCTGAACTCGCCGATGCTGAAGGCGCGGGGCCTGTTCCGCTTCGCCTTCTTCGCCCCCGTCGTGGTCGGCGAGGTCGCCTATTCCGCCCTGTTCCGGCTGATGTTCAACGTCGAGTTCGGCGTCATCAACAAGCTGCTCGGCCTCGTCGGCCTGCCCGCGATCGCCTGGTTCTCCGAGACGCCCTGGGCCATGACGCTCCTGATCATCGCCGTCACCTGGCGCTGGGCCGGCTACAACGCCATCCTGATCCTGGCCGGGCTGCAGGCGATCCCGGAGGACGTCTACGAGGCGGCGACGCTCGACCGGGTGTCGAAGCTCCGGCAGTTCCTCCACATCACCCTGCCGCTGCTGCGCCCGATCATCGTCTTCTGCATCGTGCTGTCGGTGATCGGCACCATGCAGCTCTTCGCCGAGCCCTTCCTCATCACCAATCGCGGCGGGCCGGGCGGCGGCACCGAGACGCTCGGCCTGTTCCTCTACCGCCAGGGCTTCACCTCGCTGAACTTCGGCTATGCCTCGGCCATCGCCTACACCATGGCGGGGCTCGCCGCCCTGATCTCGCTTCTCAACATGCGCCTGGGGCGCGAGCCGCAATGA
- the queD gene encoding 6-carboxytetrahydropterin synthase QueD, translating to MKITQAFTFEAAHWLPHVPESHRCRRMHGHSYRVELRLEGAVDPHTGFVADFFDVEAAFGPLLARLDHYCLNEVEGLENPTAENIAIWIWDRTKPLMPQLAAVTVYETPQSWADYEGR from the coding sequence ATGAAGATCACCCAGGCCTTCACCTTCGAGGCCGCGCATTGGCTGCCGCACGTGCCGGAAAGCCACCGCTGCCGCCGCATGCACGGCCATTCCTACCGGGTCGAGCTGCGCCTGGAAGGCGCGGTCGACCCGCATACCGGCTTCGTCGCCGATTTCTTCGACGTGGAGGCGGCGTTCGGGCCGCTGCTGGCGCGGCTCGACCATTATTGCCTGAACGAGGTCGAGGGGCTCGAAAATCCCACCGCCGAGAATATCGCGATCTGGATCTGGGACCGGACCAAGCCGCTGATGCCGCAGCTCGCCGCGGTGACCGTCTACGAGACGCCGCAATCCTGGGCGGACTATGAGGGGCGCTGA
- a CDS encoding metallophosphoesterase family protein, with the protein MFTLAHFSDPHIGPLPRAMVRELAGKRVLGWLNWNRGRRDVHRMDVLEQLLVDLHAQKPDHIALTGDVVNLALPGEFPAARLFLERVGAPDHLSLVPGNHDAYTKGGAVRLLSAFDPWMRGDNSGAHPLDEAERFPYVRIRGRIALIGLSTAVPTAPFMATGKLGLRQISRLRDALEHLGHEGYCRVVMLHHPVRRQDAGPTAMLMDADRLAAVLRETGAELVLHGHIHTGRVHRANGPSGPIPVVCTPSASAAPERARWPASYNLFSISGEAGAWHIGLTVRGFVAAGHPPEELRRQRLS; encoded by the coding sequence ATGTTCACGCTCGCACATTTCTCCGACCCGCATATCGGCCCCCTGCCCCGCGCCATGGTGCGCGAGCTCGCGGGCAAGCGGGTGCTGGGCTGGCTCAACTGGAACCGCGGCCGGCGCGACGTCCATCGCATGGACGTGCTGGAGCAGCTCCTCGTCGACCTGCACGCCCAGAAGCCGGACCACATCGCCCTGACCGGCGACGTGGTCAATCTCGCCCTGCCCGGCGAGTTTCCGGCGGCCCGCCTGTTCCTCGAGCGGGTCGGCGCGCCCGACCACCTGTCGCTGGTGCCCGGCAACCACGACGCCTACACCAAGGGCGGCGCGGTGCGGCTGCTCTCGGCCTTCGATCCCTGGATGCGCGGCGACAACAGCGGCGCCCATCCCCTCGACGAGGCCGAGCGCTTTCCCTATGTGCGCATCCGCGGCAGGATCGCGCTGATCGGCCTGTCGACCGCCGTGCCGACGGCGCCGTTCATGGCGACCGGCAAGCTCGGCCTCAGGCAGATCTCGCGCCTGCGCGATGCGCTGGAGCACTTGGGCCACGAGGGCTATTGCCGCGTGGTGATGCTGCACCACCCCGTTCGCCGCCAGGATGCCGGCCCGACCGCCATGCTGATGGACGCCGACCGCCTCGCCGCGGTGCTGCGCGAGACCGGGGCCGAGCTCGTGCTGCACGGCCATATCCACACCGGCCGCGTGCACCGCGCCAACGGCCCGAGCGGACCGATCCCGGTGGTGTGCACGCCCTCGGCCTCGGCCGCGCCCGAGCGGGCGCGCTGGCCGGCCTCCTACAACCTGTTCTCGATCAGCGGCGAGGCCGGCGCCTGGCACATCGGCCTCACCGTGCGCGGCTTCGTGGCCGCGGGCCACCCGCCGGAGGAGCTGCGCCGCCAGCGGTTGAGCTAG
- a CDS encoding ABC transporter substrate-binding protein, whose product MRIALRHTSLCAAAALLAAAGTATAQPSGSITIWSWDIAASSLKATVEGFNKLYPDVKVTVEDIGNQPVYDKSIAACAAGGEGLPDIISIENYKAESYWTQFPDCFADLKTLGYGAEDAARFPDFKRAELEHDGKVYAMPWDSGPVMMFYRRDFYEKAGVDPASIKTWDDFIAAGKKIQAANPGVVMSEANFNGDSEFFRMIANEQGCGYFSADGKAVAVAQPGCVAALAAIRKMKDAGLLAPANWDEKVAANGAGTVATQMYGGWYEGTIRTNAPKLAGQWGVYPMPGVTADGARAANIGGSSLAISASSKSKEAAYAYVKYTLATNEGQVTMLKAYGLVPSLLSALEDPFVSQPQPYWGGQKIWTDILATLPKIHPTHGTQFQNDAESVVRAVQTKFLAGSYPDAKAALDDAANQIAAATGLPVAP is encoded by the coding sequence ATGCGTATCGCGCTACGCCACACGAGCCTGTGCGCCGCTGCTGCCCTGTTGGCCGCCGCGGGCACCGCGACGGCGCAGCCCTCGGGCAGCATCACCATCTGGAGCTGGGACATCGCCGCCTCCTCGCTCAAGGCGACCGTCGAAGGCTTCAACAAGCTCTACCCCGACGTGAAGGTCACCGTCGAGGATATCGGCAACCAGCCGGTCTACGACAAGTCGATCGCCGCCTGCGCCGCCGGCGGCGAGGGCCTGCCCGACATCATCTCGATCGAGAACTACAAGGCCGAGAGCTACTGGACCCAGTTCCCCGACTGCTTCGCCGACCTCAAGACCCTCGGCTACGGCGCCGAGGACGCGGCCAGGTTCCCCGACTTCAAGCGCGCCGAGCTCGAGCACGACGGCAAGGTCTACGCCATGCCCTGGGATTCCGGGCCGGTGATGATGTTCTATCGCCGCGACTTCTATGAGAAGGCCGGCGTCGACCCGGCCTCGATCAAGACCTGGGACGACTTCATCGCCGCCGGCAAGAAGATCCAGGCGGCCAATCCCGGCGTGGTCATGAGCGAGGCCAATTTCAACGGCGACAGCGAATTCTTCCGGATGATCGCCAACGAGCAGGGCTGCGGCTATTTCTCCGCCGACGGCAAGGCGGTCGCCGTCGCCCAGCCCGGCTGCGTCGCCGCCCTCGCCGCGATCAGGAAGATGAAGGATGCCGGCCTGCTCGCCCCCGCCAACTGGGACGAGAAGGTGGCGGCCAACGGCGCCGGCACCGTCGCCACCCAGATGTATGGCGGCTGGTACGAGGGCACGATCCGCACCAACGCGCCGAAGCTGGCGGGCCAATGGGGCGTCTATCCCATGCCGGGCGTGACCGCCGACGGCGCACGCGCGGCCAATATCGGCGGCTCCTCGCTCGCCATCTCGGCCAGCTCCAAGAGCAAGGAAGCCGCCTACGCCTATGTGAAATACACGCTCGCCACCAATGAAGGCCAGGTGACCATGCTCAAGGCCTATGGCCTGGTGCCCTCCCTGCTCAGCGCGCTGGAAGACCCCTTTGTCTCCCAGCCGCAACCCTACTGGGGCGGCCAGAAGATCTGGACCGACATCCTGGCGACGCTCCCCAAGATCCATCCGACCCACGGCACGCAGTTCCAGAACGACGCCGAGAGCGTCGTCCGCGCGGTCCAGACCAAGTTCCTGGCCGGAAGCTATCCCGACGCCAAGGCCGCGCTCGACGACGCCGCCAACCAGATCGCCGCCGCCACCGGCCTGCCCGTCGCTCCGTGA
- the queC gene encoding 7-cyano-7-deazaguanine synthase QueC: MDEGALVLFSGGQDSSTCLAWALDRFATVETVGFDYGQRHRIELDCRARLREAMAAMQPDWAARLGPDHTVPLAALGEISATALTREVAIAMDEGGLPNTFVPGRNLVFLTFAAALAYRRGLRHIVGGMCETDYSGYPDCRDDTIKALQVALNLGMARRFVLHTPLMWIDKRQTWALAEAIGGQPLVDLIVEDSHTCYLGERGRRHDWGHGCGTCPACELRARGWREYRADAAT, encoded by the coding sequence ATGGACGAAGGCGCGCTCGTGCTGTTTTCCGGCGGCCAGGATTCGAGCACGTGCCTGGCCTGGGCGCTCGATCGGTTCGCAACCGTCGAGACCGTCGGCTTCGACTACGGCCAGCGCCATCGCATCGAGCTCGACTGCCGCGCGCGGCTGCGCGAGGCGATGGCGGCGATGCAGCCGGACTGGGCGGCTCGGCTCGGCCCGGACCACACCGTGCCCCTCGCGGCGCTCGGCGAGATCTCCGCGACGGCGCTGACCCGCGAGGTCGCCATCGCCATGGACGAGGGCGGCCTGCCCAACACCTTCGTGCCCGGCCGCAACCTCGTCTTCCTCACCTTCGCGGCGGCGCTCGCCTATCGCCGAGGGCTGCGGCACATCGTCGGGGGCATGTGCGAGACGGACTATTCCGGCTATCCCGACTGCCGCGACGATACGATCAAGGCGCTGCAGGTCGCGCTCAACCTCGGCATGGCGCGCCGCTTCGTCCTGCACACGCCGCTGATGTGGATCGACAAGCGCCAGACCTGGGCCCTGGCCGAGGCGATCGGCGGGCAGCCGCTGGTCGACCTCATCGTCGAGGACAGCCATACCTGCTATCTCGGCGAGCGCGGGCGACGCCACGATTGGGGCCATGGCTGCGGCACCTGCCCGGCCTGCGAGCTGCGCGCGCGGGGCTGGCGCGAGTATCGGGCCGACGCTGCGACGTAG
- a CDS encoding helix-turn-helix domain-containing protein, with protein sequence MNSAESKVAGRPVYQPGEGGVEGRPTRLQMFHAVPLVMAKPHWHAQVEVNFIARGAVHYRMHTHEISLGTGQICLFWGGLPHQMDDLTDDAIYAGAHLPLIHFFRLKLPEAVPRRLMQGATLVTGSTDASDQHNFERWNRYARSGDPVKAQHAVDELLLRLERVRFEPYDLVPAQPRSAPCEEGDQQSTRKVGRMCDYIADNFLNDIDSIDIAGAAELHPKYAMAIFKRATRMTINEYVSLLRLSYAQALLLRDDANVLRVAMESGFGSLSAFNKLFRKVAGMSPSDFRRDADSLPQPRRGRRPPARSGLAAGPGAALPSWPPNS encoded by the coding sequence ATGAATTCGGCGGAAAGTAAGGTGGCCGGCAGGCCGGTCTACCAGCCCGGCGAAGGCGGCGTCGAAGGACGGCCGACCCGGCTGCAGATGTTCCATGCGGTGCCGCTGGTCATGGCCAAGCCGCATTGGCACGCCCAGGTGGAGGTCAACTTCATCGCCCGCGGCGCCGTGCACTACCGCATGCACACCCATGAGATCAGCCTCGGCACCGGACAGATCTGCCTGTTCTGGGGCGGGCTGCCGCACCAGATGGACGACCTCACCGACGATGCCATCTACGCCGGCGCGCATCTGCCGCTGATCCATTTCTTCCGCCTGAAGCTGCCCGAGGCGGTGCCGCGCCGGCTGATGCAGGGGGCGACGCTGGTGACCGGCAGCACGGATGCCTCGGACCAGCACAATTTCGAGCGCTGGAACCGCTATGCCCGCTCCGGCGATCCGGTGAAGGCGCAGCACGCGGTCGACGAGCTCCTGCTGCGGCTGGAGCGGGTGCGCTTCGAGCCCTACGACCTGGTGCCGGCGCAGCCCCGGTCGGCGCCGTGCGAGGAGGGCGACCAGCAGTCGACCCGCAAGGTCGGGCGGATGTGCGACTACATCGCCGACAACTTCCTCAACGACATCGATTCGATCGACATCGCCGGGGCGGCGGAGCTGCATCCCAAATATGCGATGGCCATCTTCAAGCGCGCGACGCGCATGACCATCAATGAATATGTCAGCCTGCTGCGGCTGAGCTATGCGCAGGCGCTGCTGCTGCGCGACGATGCCAATGTGCTGCGCGTCGCCATGGAGAGCGGCTTCGGCTCGCTCAGCGCCTTCAACAAGCTGTTCCGCAAGGTGGCCGGCATGTCGCCGTCGGATTTCCGCCGCGATGCCGACAGCCTGCCGCAGCCGCGCCGCGGCCGGCGCCCCCCGGCGCGGTCCGGGCTGGCGGCCGGGCCGGGCGCGGCGCTGCCGAGCTGGCCTCCGAACTCATGA
- a CDS encoding GNAT family N-acetyltransferase: protein MQAVTIRRLVVADAEDFRAIRLAALLTAPEAFGSVHALEVERPLAAFAERLATSAVLGAYDGGRIGGMAGFWRANGPKDSHKGFVFGMFVAPELRGRGVGAALIAAVIAAARGEVEQLHLAVLRSNAAAIALYRAAGFAVYGIEPRALKDASGYADELLMVRILQPGVETPGDIVDPSNSRT from the coding sequence ATGCAGGCTGTCACGATCCGCCGTCTCGTCGTTGCCGACGCAGAGGATTTCCGCGCCATCCGCCTCGCTGCCTTGCTGACGGCTCCGGAGGCGTTCGGGTCCGTCCATGCGCTCGAGGTGGAGCGGCCGCTCGCCGCCTTTGCCGAGCGGCTCGCGACCTCGGCCGTGCTCGGCGCCTATGACGGCGGGCGCATCGGCGGCATGGCCGGCTTCTGGCGTGCCAACGGGCCGAAGGACAGCCACAAGGGCTTCGTCTTCGGCATGTTCGTTGCGCCCGAACTGCGCGGCCGCGGTGTCGGCGCGGCTCTGATCGCGGCCGTCATCGCCGCTGCCCGGGGCGAGGTCGAGCAGCTGCACCTGGCCGTGCTCCGGAGCAACGCCGCGGCGATCGCCCTCTATCGGGCCGCGGGCTTCGCGGTCTACGGCATCGAGCCGCGGGCTCTGAAGGACGCCTCGGGCTATGCGGACGAGCTCTTGATGGTGCGCATCCTGCAGCCTGGCGTGGAGACGCCGGGGGACATCGTCGATCCCTCCAATTCCAGGACCTAG
- a CDS encoding type II toxin-antitoxin system RelE/ParE family toxin: MIWTPEAELDRADVWDSIATDSPRSAARMDQLFSEAAARLADYPRFGRVGRIPGTRELVVHENYRLVYEIVEETVWILALVHAARRSPPTRE; the protein is encoded by the coding sequence GTGATCTGGACGCCGGAGGCGGAGTTGGACCGCGCCGACGTGTGGGACTCCATCGCGACCGACAGTCCCCGTTCAGCAGCGCGCATGGATCAACTTTTCAGCGAGGCTGCCGCGAGGCTGGCGGACTATCCAAGGTTCGGGCGTGTGGGACGAATCCCGGGCACCCGCGAGCTGGTCGTCCACGAGAACTATCGTCTCGTCTATGAAATCGTCGAGGAAACGGTTTGGATCCTCGCTCTCGTCCATGCCGCCCGTCGGTCGCCGCCGACAAGGGAATAG
- a CDS encoding aldo/keto reductase, which yields MKEPVFEEDIAVTQDILRWGIIGPGGIAKAFAGGLAHSRTGRLVAIATRDPGKAGLAADFPGARILAGYEALLADPEVEAVYVATPHPFHAPWAIRAAEAGKHVLVEKPLGLTAFEADAMFHAARKAGTFMAEAFMYRSHPQTARLVELVRAGAVGEVRLIRSSFGFAMPSFAPEHRLYANDLAGGGILDVGGYPVSMARLIAGAATGRPFLDPVAVAGAARLGRSGVDEWASAVLTFPGGIIADVSCSISLAQDNVLRIFGTEGRIEVRDFWFAGGKQGGVGRIDIVGRDGGARTVEVDEPGWLYAFEADAAAEAIRAGAQELAAPGMSWADTLGNLRVLDRWRAAAGLEYDIEKASRRTATISGAPLKRGGAIPRRRLAGLAREASVVALGFEDFRSFSSGAILLDAFFEAGGNLFDTGWIYASGYTETLLGEWLASRGVREEAVVIGKGAHTPLCYPEVIGRQLAQTLERLKTDHVDVYFMHRDNPDVPVGEFVDAMDAEVRAGRIRGLFGGSNWTRERMDEAIAYAERAGRQRPGALSNNFALAQMQDVIWAGCVSSSDEAWKAWFKARQIPNFAWSSQARGFFTERAGRDGRGDAEMVRVWYSEENFARRDRAVALARRLGKDPIHVALAYVLHQPFPVVPLIGPRTLAELDSSIAALDIALTPDEVRWLEAGGD from the coding sequence ATGAAAGAACCGGTCTTTGAAGAGGACATCGCCGTGACCCAAGACATCCTGCGCTGGGGCATCATCGGCCCCGGCGGCATCGCCAAGGCCTTTGCCGGCGGCCTCGCCCATTCGCGGACCGGCAGGCTGGTCGCCATCGCCACCCGCGACCCCGGCAAGGCCGGACTCGCCGCGGATTTTCCCGGCGCCCGCATCCTGGCCGGCTACGAGGCCCTGCTGGCCGATCCGGAGGTCGAGGCCGTCTATGTCGCCACGCCCCATCCCTTCCACGCGCCCTGGGCCATCCGGGCGGCCGAGGCGGGCAAGCACGTCCTGGTGGAAAAGCCGCTCGGCCTCACCGCCTTCGAGGCCGACGCCATGTTCCACGCAGCGCGCAAGGCCGGCACCTTCATGGCCGAGGCCTTCATGTATCGCAGCCATCCGCAGACGGCTCGGCTGGTCGAGCTCGTCCGCGCCGGCGCCGTCGGCGAGGTCCGCCTGATCCGCTCCAGCTTCGGCTTCGCCATGCCGTCCTTCGCGCCGGAGCACCGCCTCTATGCCAACGACCTCGCCGGCGGCGGCATCCTCGACGTCGGCGGCTATCCCGTGTCGATGGCGCGGCTGATCGCCGGCGCAGCCACGGGCCGGCCCTTCCTCGATCCCGTCGCGGTTGCCGGCGCCGCCCGTCTCGGCCGTTCCGGCGTCGACGAATGGGCCTCGGCGGTCCTGACCTTCCCCGGCGGGATCATCGCCGACGTGTCCTGCTCGATCTCGCTCGCCCAGGACAACGTGCTGCGCATCTTCGGCACCGAGGGGCGGATCGAGGTCAGGGACTTCTGGTTCGCCGGCGGCAAGCAGGGCGGCGTCGGGCGCATCGACATCGTCGGCCGGGACGGTGGCGCCCGCACGGTCGAGGTCGACGAGCCCGGCTGGCTCTATGCCTTCGAGGCCGACGCCGCGGCCGAGGCGATCCGCGCCGGGGCGCAGGAGCTCGCCGCGCCCGGCATGAGCTGGGCCGACACGCTCGGCAATCTGCGTGTCCTCGACCGCTGGCGCGCCGCGGCCGGCCTCGAATACGACATCGAGAAGGCCTCCCGCCGCACCGCCACCATCTCCGGCGCACCGCTGAAGCGCGGCGGCGCCATCCCCAGGCGGCGCCTCGCCGGGCTGGCGCGCGAAGCCTCGGTCGTCGCGCTGGGCTTTGAGGATTTCCGCAGCTTCTCCTCCGGCGCAATCCTGCTCGACGCCTTCTTCGAGGCGGGCGGCAACCTGTTCGACACCGGCTGGATCTATGCCTCCGGCTATACCGAGACGCTGCTCGGCGAATGGCTCGCCAGCCGCGGCGTGCGCGAGGAGGCCGTGGTGATCGGCAAGGGCGCGCATACGCCGCTGTGCTATCCCGAGGTGATCGGCCGCCAGCTCGCCCAGACCCTGGAGCGGCTCAAGACCGACCATGTCGACGTCTATTTCATGCACCGCGACAATCCGGACGTGCCGGTCGGCGAATTCGTCGACGCGATGGACGCCGAGGTGCGGGCCGGCCGCATCCGCGGCCTCTTCGGCGGCTCCAACTGGACGCGCGAGCGCATGGACGAGGCCATCGCCTATGCCGAGCGCGCCGGGCGGCAAAGGCCCGGCGCCCTGTCGAACAATTTCGCCCTGGCGCAGATGCAGGACGTGATCTGGGCCGGCTGCGTCTCCTCCTCGGACGAAGCCTGGAAGGCCTGGTTCAAGGCGCGCCAGATCCCGAACTTCGCCTGGTCGAGCCAGGCGCGCGGCTTCTTCACCGAGCGCGCCGGCCGCGACGGGCGCGGGGATGCCGAGATGGTCCGCGTCTGGTACAGCGAGGAAAATTTCGCCCGCCGCGACCGCGCCGTGGCGCTCGCCCGCAGGCTCGGCAAGGATCCGATCCACGTGGCCCTCGCCTATGTCCTGCACCAGCCCTTCCCGGTGGTGCCGCTGATCGGCCCGCGCACCCTCGCCGAGCTCGACAGCAGCATCGCAGCCCTCGACATCGCCCTGACGCCGGACGAGGTGCGCTGGCTGGAGGCAGGCGGGGATTGA
- a CDS encoding antitoxin of toxin-antitoxin stability system: protein MAKEAVFTLKLEPELRDAFVAAAEAAHRPASQVVRELMRDYIQRHQDEQDYDAFLRAKVAAARSSVSAGRGRPNDDVEADFARRRNEAMRRT from the coding sequence GTGGCGAAGGAAGCTGTCTTCACCCTGAAGCTGGAACCGGAGCTGCGCGATGCCTTCGTCGCTGCGGCAGAGGCAGCGCATCGGCCGGCATCCCAGGTGGTGCGGGAGCTGATGCGCGACTACATCCAGCGCCACCAGGACGAGCAGGACTATGACGCGTTCCTGCGCGCCAAGGTGGCGGCCGCGCGATCCTCGGTGTCCGCCGGCCGCGGCCGTCCGAACGATGATGTCGAGGCCGATTTCGCCAGGCGACGCAACGAAGCCATGCGCCGGACGTGA
- a CDS encoding ABC transporter ATP-binding protein, whose amino-acid sequence MAGVSLSKVVKRYGAFETIHGASLAVEDGEFVVFVGPSGCGKSTLLRMIAGLEDVSGGEIAIGGRVVNDVEPSERGVAMVFQSYALYPHMTVEQNLSFGLRMTGNPKADTERRVRRAAGILRIADLMQRRPRQLSGGQRQRVAIGRAIVREPDVFLFDEPLSNLDTELRVQMRVELSRLHKELGTTMIYVTHDQTEAMTLADRIVVLRDGHVEQIGRPLELYDDPANRFVAGFVGSPKMNFLAAEVVDAGAGTVTLALVNHAGLRLTKALAGPPPERGSRLSLGIRPEHFAAPGQGAADLTLGIDVVEHLGSTSYVYASAAGEQIVVERDEQRRSGGADSLTVAIPADVALLFDGAGQRLR is encoded by the coding sequence ATGGCAGGGGTCTCGCTCAGCAAGGTGGTCAAGCGCTACGGCGCCTTCGAGACCATCCACGGCGCCAGCCTGGCGGTGGAGGACGGCGAGTTCGTGGTGTTCGTCGGGCCTTCGGGCTGCGGCAAGTCCACGCTGCTGCGCATGATCGCCGGGCTTGAGGACGTCTCCGGCGGCGAGATCGCCATCGGCGGCCGGGTGGTCAACGATGTCGAGCCCAGCGAGCGCGGCGTCGCCATGGTGTTCCAGTCCTACGCGCTCTACCCCCACATGACGGTCGAGCAGAACCTCTCCTTCGGCCTGCGCATGACCGGCAACCCCAAGGCCGACACCGAGCGGCGGGTGCGGCGCGCCGCCGGGATCCTGCGCATCGCCGACCTGATGCAGCGCCGGCCGCGCCAGCTCTCCGGCGGCCAGCGCCAGCGCGTCGCCATCGGCCGGGCCATCGTGCGCGAGCCCGACGTGTTCCTGTTCGACGAGCCGCTCTCCAACCTCGACACCGAGCTGCGCGTGCAGATGCGCGTCGAGCTCTCCCGGCTCCACAAGGAGCTCGGCACCACCATGATCTACGTCACCCACGACCAGACCGAGGCGATGACCCTCGCCGACCGCATCGTCGTGCTCCGGGACGGCCATGTCGAGCAGATCGGCCGCCCCCTCGAGCTCTACGACGACCCGGCCAACCGCTTCGTCGCCGGCTTCGTCGGCTCGCCGAAGATGAACTTCCTCGCCGCCGAGGTGGTGGACGCCGGTGCGGGCACGGTGACGCTCGCCCTCGTCAACCATGCCGGCCTGCGCCTGACCAAGGCGCTGGCCGGCCCGCCGCCCGAGCGCGGCAGCCGCCTGAGCCTCGGCATCCGCCCCGAGCATTTCGCCGCGCCCGGCCAGGGAGCGGCCGATCTCACGCTCGGGATCGACGTGGTCGAGCATCTCGGCTCCACCAGCTACGTCTACGCCAGCGCCGCCGGCGAGCAGATCGTCGTCGAGCGCGACGAGCAGCGCCGCAGCGGCGGCGCCGACAGCCTCACCGTCGCCATCCCCGCCGACGTCGCCCTGCTGTTCGACGGCGCGGGCCAACGCCTGCGCTGA